The Mucilaginibacter terrae region TGCGGCACATTTATACAATAAGAGTATTAAAGACCACGGACATTTGAGAGCCGTAGTATTTGGAAAGATTTTAGACGAACAGCAACGCAAATGCATGGTTTGGGATATTGAACGTGGCCAAAGCAACCAGATAGAACCTTTCCCATGGCAAACCGATACCTGCATTGGAGACTGGCATTATGACCGCAGGGTTTATGATCGTAACCGCTATAAATCAGCAAAAACGGTTATCCATACACTGATCGATGTGGTAAGTAAGAACGGTAATTTTATGCTTAATATCCCGGTACGAGGCGATGGTACTATTGATGAAAAAGAACGTGCAATAGTTGAAAACATAACAGCCTGGATGAAGGTAAACAGCGAAGCCATTTACGGTACCCGGCCATGGACGGTGTTTGGCGAAGGCCCGGCTATGGAGTCTGCAGCGCCTTTGAGCGCACAAGGCTTTAATGAAGGTAAAGGAAAACCATTTACAGCACAGGATATACGCTTTACTCAAAAGGGAAGGGTATTATACGCTACTTTGTTGGGTTGGCCTGCTGATAATAAGGTTGTCATCAAAAGCCTTAATGGTAAAAACAAAGTAGAAGCTGTTGAGCTTTTAGGCAATCAAACGAAATTAAACTTTGAACAAACCAGCAATGGCCTGGCAGTACAAATGCCTGCCGTACAGCAAGGAAAGGAAGCTTTTGTTTTGAAGTTATACGGAGCAATAAGCTAATAATTGTAATTTTAGCGGGCATTGCACTTGGCATACCCCACTAATCATATTTGCATTTAAAGCGTTTTTTGTACTTAGATTACGGCCGGGCATGTTTGCCCTTAATTGAGGAGCCTTTACCGCCTAATAATTACACAATGAATAAAAATAATACAAAAAGGTACTGCCTTGCCCTTGATTTGGTAGATGATCCCAAACTTATTGAAGAGTATGAAAGATGGCACAAGGCCGAAAATTGCTGGCCGGAAATAAACGACAGTATACGTGCCTCCGGAATTATACAAATGGAAATTTACCGTACCGGTAGTCGTTTGTTTATGATTATGGAGACAGAGCATGACTTTAATTTTGATGATAAGGCCCGGCAAGATGCTGCCAACGCTGTAGTCCAGAAATGGGAAACTATGATGTCAAAATATCAACAGCCGTTACCCTGGGCTAAGGCCGGTGAAAAATGGACGTTAATGAACCTGATATATCAATTACAGCCGGTGGAGCAGCACAACGTTATTGACTAAGATACTAACTTCTGCTATTTGGATTGAATAGGGGATTAATTAATTGGCCTTTTAATCCAGAAATTATATTTCATGTGTTTGAACTTTACACAAGTTCAAACACATGAAATATTAAACTTAGGTTCACTTGCAATTCAATTTTGCCGCAGTAATTCTTTGTGGTTGATGCAGGCAATTTTCAGGTGCCTATCATCTGCTTTTTTTAAGTGTTAATACGGCAATCTCCGGCCATATGCCAATGCGGCCCTTCAAACCTAAAAACCCGAACCCCCGGTTTACATACAAATATTTGCCTTCTTGCTGGTACAGCCCCGCCCATTGCTTATATACATATCTTATAGGGCTCCATTTAAAGCCAAACAATTCAATGCCAAATTGCATACCGTGTGTATGGCCCGATAGGGTAAGGTGCATGTGTTGGTGATGGTCTACAGTCACAGCATCCCAATGTGATGGATCGTGCGACATCAGGATTTTAAAAGCATTATCAGGAACATGGATAGAAGCTTTTTTAAGATCGCCGTATTTGTGAAAGCCGCCTTTACCCCAGTTTTCAACCCCAATGAGTGAAATGCTTTGACCTTGCTTGTTAATGGTAACAGCCTCATTAAGTAACAGTCTGAAACCCATTTCGGCATGTACTTCTTTTAAGCGGTTAAGATTGGCTTGTTGTGCTGTATTGTTTTCCCATTTAATGTAGTCGCCATAATCATGGTTGCCTAAAACCGAATACTTGCCATAAGCGGCTTTCAGCCCTGCAAAGCCTGCTATCCACGGTTCCATTTCGGTGGCCATGTTGTTTACCAAATCGCCTGTAAATAATAATAAGTCACTGTTTTGGGCATTCACCAAATCCAGCCCTTTTTGCACTCCTTTGGCATCGGTAAAACTCCCCGAATGCACATCAGATAACTGGGTTATGGTAAAACCATCAAAAGCCTCGGGCAAATCGGGGAAATAAATAGTTTCCCGGCGCACCCGGTAAAAGTGGCGGCCGCGGGTTAACCCAAATGCAATAACTATTAAAAGCAGCCCCGCCAATGCCAAAGTTGCTTCGCTTACATAAATACTTCTTGGTGGAAAGCCGCGAAACAGGCGCACTGCATCTTCGGCCAGTAAAACCGGCGAAGCAAATACTTTGGGAATAAAATTGAGTAGCATAGCACCCATCAACACGGCTATCAACCGGTATGCGCTGCCTCCCGTACGTCTTACAAATATTAACGAAATAAAGCCTGCTATCAATAAAACATCTAACAGCCAGTAGGCGGTATGCAACATGCTGTTGCTGCTCAAGGTTAAAATTGCCTGGTAAAAATATACATCGGCTGCTATAAACAGCAGTAGAATTAAAGGGAGCCTTTTGGCCATATAGAGTTAGTTTTTCAAAGTAAGACGTATGAGCGACGGAAACATTTTAAAAGTTAGGTCAGCGGTTTGTAATGAATGATTAAGTTTGATATAACCGGGCTTTTTTAATCAAAATGTGTGCAATGGCTAAAGTATACAATTCAAACAAGATGGCCGTTATGCTTGTTTTCAGTTTATAATTCAAAAAACGGTTTACTATGGCAGCAAAACGCCCGTATGTGATATGCCTGATGATGACATCAGTTGACGGAAAAATACTTAGTGAAAAATGGGGTGATAGTGCGCAAGTAAAAAAGCTGGCAGGCACATTTGAAAAAATACACGAAGAAATTGGTATAGGTGCCTGGATTGTAGGCCGCACTACTATGGAAAAAGATTTTACCGAATTTGCCAAACCCGTTCTTAAAAAAGGCCATCACGAAGTGGATAAGAACGATTTTGTGGCCGATTATGGTGATACCGATACTTTTGCCATAGCCATTGACGGGCAAGGCAAATTAGGCTGGCATGAACCGCTGATGCAGGGCGACCACGTAATTACTATTTTAACCGAAGCCGTACCCGATGCCTATTTGGCGCATTTGCAGGATATTGGCGTGTCGTACATTTTTGCCGGTAAAAAAGAAGTTGATCTTAATACTGCGCTCGAAAAGCTCTACAAGCATTTTGGGATTGAGAAACTAATGTTGGAAGGCGGTGCCCATATAAACGGCAGTTTTTTAAACGAAGGTTTGGTTGACGAATTATATCAACTACTACTGCCCATTGCCGATGGTACTATCGAAACCTCGACACTTTTTGAGATAGATCCGAAAGCTAAAAAAGGCGGCGCAACCTTGCTCAAGCTGGATAATGTAAAGCATATTGAGGATGATGTGCTATGGTTAACTTATAAGGTGAAAAACTAAGCTGTTAGCAAGTGTAGAGTATATGCAGTAATACTCTCGAACAATAAGCTTATTTTTGCCTGTTGAAATAAATAGCATTGCACTTGGGGATTAACAGCCAAAACAAGATTACGTATTTTACTGCTGAGCAAATAAAGGATATAGCGCTTCCGGAGCGGTTTACCTATCCGTTTTACTATGAGCCACATCCCTTAACGCATATAGCCGCATCTGAGTTACAGCATTACCTCGAAACCCAAACCAACCTCGACCATAATTTTGGCCTCGATGCCGATATGGACGGTGCCGAGATAGGAAAAATGTTTGGCGTGCTGGTAGTGCAGGATACAGCGGGTAAAGTCGGGTACCTGTCGGCATTTTCGGGTAAATTGGCGGGGGCGAATGAGCACCCCATGTTTGTACCGCCGGTATTTGATATGCTGGTTGAAGGCAGCTTCTTTTTGCAAGGGCAGCAGGTTATTAACCACATTAATGCCCGCGTTGATGAGATTTTGGCTGATGAACATTACCGGCATTTACAGCAAGATTTAAAACTGTTCATCATTCAATCGCAGCAGGAAGTAAATTCGTTTAAAAAGCAACTAAAAGATAATAAAGCCAGTCGCAAAAAACTCCGGCAGGAGCAAATGGCTGTACTCAACGAGGCTGATTATGCAGCGTTTGAAGCCTTAATGATCAAGCAAAGTTTGCGTGATAAACATCAACTCAACGTACTTACCCAGCAATGGGATTTGCGTTTGGCCGAAGTTAAAACTGCAATGACTGCTTATGAGGATAGCATCGAGTTGCTAAAAAACGAGCGTCGCGAACGATCGGCGGCTTTACAGCAACAGCTTTTTGACCAGTACGTGTTTTTAAATAAAAACGGCAAAAGCAAAAGTTTGCATGATATATTCAGTGCTACGGTTTACCAAAAACCACCCTCGGCAGCTGGCGAATGCGCTACACCTAAGTTGTTGCAATATGCTTTTATTAATGGTTACCAGCCATTAGCCATGGCCGAGTTTTGGTGGGGAGCCGCACCAAAATCTGACATACGGCAGCATAAACAATTTTACCCGGCCTGTACCGGCAAATGCAAACCTATATTGGGGCACATGCTGCAAGGTATGCAGGTAGATGAAAACCCGCTATTGCAAAACCCCGGGGAAAGTACTAAGCTTGATATTATTTATGATGATGAGTTTTTTGTAGTAGTTAATAAACCTGCCGAGTTGCGTTCTGTACCTGGTGTAAATATTGCCGATTCTGTTTATACCAGGCTTAAAGCCATACTTAACGGCACCGAACCGCTAATGGTGCACCGCTTAGATATGGGAACATCGGGTTTGTTGGTAGTAGCCAAAACTCCCGAAGCACATAAAAATATACAAAGGCAGTTTTTAAAACGTACGGTAAGTAAGCGTTATACGGCGCTGCTGTCAAAAGCGCTCACGCAAACAGAGGGCGAAATTGACCTGCCTTTACGACCTGATTTATACAACCGCCCACGGCAGCTGGTTTGTTTAGAGAATGGCAAAAAAAGTGTTACCCGCTGGATGGTAATTCAGGTAACCGAAAGTACTACCAAAATTCACTTTTGGCCGCTTACCGGTCGCACTCATCAACTGCGTATGCATGCCGCTCACGAAATGGGGCTCAACGCGCCCATCATAGGCGACGATCTGTACGGCACACCGGCAAAAAGATTATATCTCCATGCCGCCTACCTCGAATTTGTGCATCCGCACACCAGGCAAAAAGTAAGCTTTGAGGTGACCGAAGATTTTTAGTTTGGAAAGCTATTAATGTTGCATTTTCAAATACCCCTAATAATATATAGCAGAGTATTAGCCAGTTCCTAAAATATCCGTGTTGTCAAAGTAACAAATCAGGGTTTCAGGTATCTAATAAATCAGTTATATTCAGCAAAAATTAATTTAATCAAATGTTAAAACCCAAACAAATTTTGTGTGGAGCGGTGGCCTTGTTTTTAGGGCATCAATCCATAGCGCAAAAAGTAGAATTTACAGAATATGATATGCCCAACGGCCTTCATGTTGTATTGCACCAAGATCGTACCGCGCCGGTGGTTGCGGTTAGTGTAATGTACCACGTAGGTTCTAAAAACGAAGTGGTAGGACGTACAGGTTTTGCGCACTTTTTTGAGCACCTGTTATTTGAAGGAACGGATAACATTAAGCGTGGCGAGTTCATGAAAATAGTATCGGCCAATGGTGGTCAAAACAATGCCAATACCTCGCAAGACCGTACTTTTTATTACGAAGTATTCCCATCGAACCAGTTTAAGTTGGGTTTGTGGTTAGAAAGCGAGCGCATGCTGCACCCGGTAATTAACGATATTGGTGTTAAAACTCAAAATGAAGTAGTTAAAGAAGAGAAACGCATGCGCGTTGATAACCAGCCTTATGGTAACCTGGTAGCATCCATCTTTAAAAATTTATTCCCTAAGCACCCTTATAACTGGGCCCCAATTGGCTCCATGGCCGATTTGGATGCTGCTAAACTGAGCGAATTCCAGGCGTTCTTTAAAAAGTTTTATGTGCCTAACAATGCCGTGTTGTCTATTTCGGGCGATATTGATTTAACAGAAGCTAAAAAACTGGTTAACGATTACTTTGCCGAAGTACCCAAAGGTGCGCCGGTTGTGTATACTAAAGTTGAGGAAGAGCCTATCAAACAACAAATGATCGAT contains the following coding sequences:
- a CDS encoding L-rhamnose mutarotase encodes the protein MNKNNTKRYCLALDLVDDPKLIEEYERWHKAENCWPEINDSIRASGIIQMEIYRTGSRLFMIMETEHDFNFDDKARQDAANAVVQKWETMMSKYQQPLPWAKAGEKWTLMNLIYQLQPVEQHNVID
- a CDS encoding metallophosphoesterase; protein product: MAKRLPLILLLFIAADVYFYQAILTLSSNSMLHTAYWLLDVLLIAGFISLIFVRRTGGSAYRLIAVLMGAMLLNFIPKVFASPVLLAEDAVRLFRGFPPRSIYVSEATLALAGLLLIVIAFGLTRGRHFYRVRRETIYFPDLPEAFDGFTITQLSDVHSGSFTDAKGVQKGLDLVNAQNSDLLLFTGDLVNNMATEMEPWIAGFAGLKAAYGKYSVLGNHDYGDYIKWENNTAQQANLNRLKEVHAEMGFRLLLNEAVTINKQGQSISLIGVENWGKGGFHKYGDLKKASIHVPDNAFKILMSHDPSHWDAVTVDHHQHMHLTLSGHTHGMQFGIELFGFKWSPIRYVYKQWAGLYQQEGKYLYVNRGFGFLGLKGRIGIWPEIAVLTLKKSR
- a CDS encoding RibD family protein, with the translated sequence MAAKRPYVICLMMTSVDGKILSEKWGDSAQVKKLAGTFEKIHEEIGIGAWIVGRTTMEKDFTEFAKPVLKKGHHEVDKNDFVADYGDTDTFAIAIDGQGKLGWHEPLMQGDHVITILTEAVPDAYLAHLQDIGVSYIFAGKKEVDLNTALEKLYKHFGIEKLMLEGGAHINGSFLNEGLVDELYQLLLPIADGTIETSTLFEIDPKAKKGGATLLKLDNVKHIEDDVLWLTYKVKN
- a CDS encoding RluA family pseudouridine synthase, producing the protein MGINSQNKITYFTAEQIKDIALPERFTYPFYYEPHPLTHIAASELQHYLETQTNLDHNFGLDADMDGAEIGKMFGVLVVQDTAGKVGYLSAFSGKLAGANEHPMFVPPVFDMLVEGSFFLQGQQVINHINARVDEILADEHYRHLQQDLKLFIIQSQQEVNSFKKQLKDNKASRKKLRQEQMAVLNEADYAAFEALMIKQSLRDKHQLNVLTQQWDLRLAEVKTAMTAYEDSIELLKNERRERSAALQQQLFDQYVFLNKNGKSKSLHDIFSATVYQKPPSAAGECATPKLLQYAFINGYQPLAMAEFWWGAAPKSDIRQHKQFYPACTGKCKPILGHMLQGMQVDENPLLQNPGESTKLDIIYDDEFFVVVNKPAELRSVPGVNIADSVYTRLKAILNGTEPLMVHRLDMGTSGLLVVAKTPEAHKNIQRQFLKRTVSKRYTALLSKALTQTEGEIDLPLRPDLYNRPRQLVCLENGKKSVTRWMVIQVTESTTKIHFWPLTGRTHQLRMHAAHEMGLNAPIIGDDLYGTPAKRLYLHAAYLEFVHPHTRQKVSFEVTEDF
- a CDS encoding M16 family metallopeptidase, encoding MLKPKQILCGAVALFLGHQSIAQKVEFTEYDMPNGLHVVLHQDRTAPVVAVSVMYHVGSKNEVVGRTGFAHFFEHLLFEGTDNIKRGEFMKIVSANGGQNNANTSQDRTFYYEVFPSNQFKLGLWLESERMLHPVINDIGVKTQNEVVKEEKRMRVDNQPYGNLVASIFKNLFPKHPYNWAPIGSMADLDAAKLSEFQAFFKKFYVPNNAVLSISGDIDLTEAKKLVNDYFAEVPKGAPVVYTKVEEEPIKQQMIDTAYDANIQLPMITTTYRVPGMDNKDSKVMEMISSILSQGGSSKLYKKMVDEKKEALQVGSFNYALEDYGAYITYALPNGNVPLNTLLKDIDEEVVKLQTNLISEEDYRKIQNQFENSYIAANSKNLGVAENLASGYTFHHKNTGYTNQELEQIRSITREDIKNAAVKYLQPSSRLVLYYLPAKK